In Pan paniscus chromosome 13, NHGRI_mPanPan1-v2.0_pri, whole genome shotgun sequence, one DNA window encodes the following:
- the CCL20 gene encoding C-C motif chemokine 20: MCCTKSLLLAALMSVLLLHLCSESEAASNFDCCLGYTDRILHPKFIVGFTRQLANEGCDINAIIFHTKKKLSVCANPKQTWVKYIVRLLSKKVKNM; this comes from the exons ATGTGCTGTACCAAGAGTTTGCTCTTGGCTGCTTTGATGTCAGTGCTGCTACTGCACCTCTGCAGCGAATCAGAAG cagcaaGCAACTTTGACTGCTGTCTTGGATACACAGACCGTATTCTTCATCCTAAATTTATTGTGGGCTTCACACGGCAGCTGGCCAATGAAGGCTGTGACATCAATGCTATCAT ctTTCACACAAAGAAAAAGTTGTCTGTGTGCGCAAATCCAAAACAGACTTGGGTGAAATATATTGTGCGTCTCCTCAG tAAAAAAGTCAAGAACATGTAA